The Pseudomonas cucumis sequence GTCCAGTACGTCGCACAACCAGCCCGCCAATTGTTCACATTCGATCACGCCGAAACCACGGGTGGTGATGGCCGGGGTGCCGATGCGCAGCCCGGAGGTCACGAACGGTGAGCGCGGGTCGTTGGGCACCGAGTTCTTGTTAGCGGTGATATAGGCATTGCTCAGGGCCGCATCGGCTTCCTTGCCGGTATAGGGCCTGTCGGACAGGTCGATTAGCATCATGTGGTTATCGGTGCCACCGGAGACGATCTTGTAACCCCGCTCTTGCAGCACGGCCGCCATGGCCCGGGCGTTGATCACCACCTGTGCCTGATAGGTTTTGAACTCGGGCCTCAGTGCTTCCCTGAAAGCGACGGCCTTGGCGGCGATCTGGTGCATCAATGGACCGCCCTGGACACCTGGGAATACCGCAGAATCGAGCTTTTTGTAGAATGCTTCGTCTTGCCCCTTGGACAAAATCAAGCCACCCCGTGGGCCCCGCAGGGTCTTGTGCGTGGTGCTAGTGACCACATGGGCATGCGGCAATGGGTCCGGGTATTCGCCAGCGGCGACCAGACCTGCGACGTGGGCCATGTCGACCCAGAAAATGGCCCCGACCTTGTCGGCAATGGCCCGCATGCGCGCCCAGTCTTTGTACCGAGAGTAGGCAGAAAAACCACCGATTAGCATCTTCGGTCGAGTTTCCAGAGCAATACGCTCCATCTCGTCGTAGTCGAGAAAGCCCGTCTCCGGGTCAAGGCCATAAGGAACGATCTTGTAATGACGGCCCGAGAAGTTTGAA is a genomic window containing:
- the glyA gene encoding serine hydroxymethyltransferase, translating into MYDSTLTLKAFDAELCEAIHNEEHRQEDHVELIASENYASPLVMKIQSTVLTNKYAEGYPGKRYYSGCEYVDVAERLAIERVKALFNCDYANVQPHAGAQANAAVFLALINPGDTVMGMNLAQGGHLTHGNPSNFSGRHYKIVPYGLDPETGFLDYDEMERIALETRPKMLIGGFSAYSRYKDWARMRAIADKVGAIFWVDMAHVAGLVAAGEYPDPLPHAHVVTSTTHKTLRGPRGGLILSKGQDEAFYKKLDSAVFPGVQGGPLMHQIAAKAVAFREALRPEFKTYQAQVVINARAMAAVLQERGYKIVSGGTDNHMMLIDLSDRPYTGKEADAALSNAYITANKNSVPNDPRSPFVTSGLRIGTPAITTRGFGVIECEQLAGWLCDVLDALENGNSEKVGHHVREQVVELCRRHPVYR